The Candidatus Hydrogenisulfobacillus filiaventi sequence GCCGGTGCCCTCCCCGCTGCCGGGGACCATCCTGGCCGCCAATCCCCAGGTGCTGGCGGACCCCAACCTCATCAACCGCGATCCCTACCGTGAAGGCTGGCTGGTGGTCTTGCGGCCGGATGCAGAGGCCACGGAATGGCGGGCCCTGGGACTGGTCCCAGGGCCGGAGGCGGTGGAGCCGTACCGGGTCAAGCTGGAGGCCGCCCGCCTGCTGTGCCTGCGCTGTGTGCAGACGCCGGCGGAGACGGCGCCCCACGGAGGGGAGGGCACCGCATGAGGCAGGGATGGTTGTCCGGCATGCCGGCTCCCGGTTTTCCGCCTCCGTTTCTTCCGCCCCGGCCGCCCCGCCGGCGGCCGCGGTCCTGGCGGGTCGCCGGCTACCCGGGCGGCAGGGGGCGGACGGGGGAGCTGCGGAAGGGAGGCTAAGCAGCTATGGCCGGGGAGACCGTCAAGAAATACCTCTACATCGTCACCACCGGGGTGGAGGCCCCGGAGCGATCGGCCTCGCCCTTCTTTCTCGCCACCACTGCCGCCCTGATGGAGGCTGAAGCGACCATGGTCTTCACCATCACCGGCACCAGCCTGCTCAAGAAAGGGGTGGCGGAACAGCTGCATATCAAGCCCCGCGGGGAGAGTGCGGTCCTGGCCACCTTCATCGCCCAGGCGCGGGAGGCCGGCGTCCGGTTCCTGGTCTGCGCCCCCAGCCTTGACCTCAACGACCTGACCCTGGAGGACCTGATCGAGGTGGACGGGGTGGTGGGGGGCACCGCCCTCAACCAGATGGCCGATGAGGCGGATGTGGTGATCACCTTTTAAGACCTGCCGGACCCGCCCGGCAGCCACGGAGGGAGGAGAACGGTATGCGCATTGCGGTACTGCTGAAGGATGTCCCCGACCTGGTGGAGGACCTGGAACTGACAGAAGAGGGGGCCTTGGCGGCTGACGAACTGGAATATGTCCCCAGCGAATGGGACGACCAGGCGCTCGAAGAGGCCCTGCTGGTAAAGGAGGAAGGCGGCGGGGTCGAAGTGACGGTGGTGGCGGTGGACACCGGGGATGTGGACGGCATGCTGTACACCGCCCTGGCCAAGGGAGCCGACCATGCGGTCAAGCTGACCGGCAGCTTCGGGCGCGACCTGCCCAACCGGGTGCGGGCGGCGGTCCTGGCCGCCTATCTCGAGGGCCGAGGGTTCGACCTTATCCTGACCGGCGTGCAGGCGGTGGATGACCTCGACGGGCAGGTGGCCGGCCTGGTGGCCAGCCTGCTGGGCATTCCCCACGCGTCTGCCGTGCGGGAGGTGACGGTCGAGGGCGGCCGCGTCCGCTTCCTGCAGGAATACGCCGGCGGCCGGATGGCGGAGATGGCGGCAGCGGCCCCGGTCTTGCTGGGGATTCAGGCGGCCCGCAAGCCGCCGCGGTACGTGACGGTGGCTAAGGTACGGCAGGTCAGCCGGTCCATGAGCCTGGAGGAAGTGCCGGTGGAGGTTCCGGAAGCGCCGGTGCTGAACGTCCGCCGCTTGTACCATCCGCAGGCGGCCGGCCACGCCGAAATGTGGGGAGACGATGTGGAGACGGTGGCGGATCGCCTAGTGGCGCTGCTGGAGGAGCGGAAACTCCTCAAGCGGTGAAGCGCAACGAAAGCGTAAGGAGGGTGGCCCCATGGAACCGTTGATGGTGATGGCGGAACTGGAGGGCGGCCGCTTGAGCGACCCCTCCCGCGAGTGTCTGACCAAGGCCCGGCAGTTGGCGCAGGCCCTGGGCAGCACGGTGGTGGCGGCAGCGGTGGGTCCGGAAGCGGCGGCCGCCCTGGCGGACGCGGATGCCGACGAGGCGGTGGCGATCACCGGGCCGGGCACCTCCGCCTATTCGCCCAGCCTCTGGGAGGCAGCGGCACGCGACCTGCTGGAACGCTACCGGCCGGCCTATGTCCTGATGCCCAACACCACCATGGGCATGGACCTGGGCGCGGCCCTGGCCGCCCATAGCGGCCGGCCCGCCCTGGCCTACGCGGTGGCCCTGGAGCCGGAGGGACAGGGACTGCGGGCCACCAGCCAGGTGTACGGCGGCAAGCTGCTGGCCGAGGTGTTCCTGCCGCCGCAAGGGACGGTCATCACCGTAATCCCCGGATCCTGGGCGGCACAGCCGCCGGCGGTGCACCCGCAGGTGACGGAGCTGCCGGCCCCCGCAGCCGCCGGCATCGAGGTGCTGCGGGTGATCGAGCCCGAGAGCGGGGGAGACGTGGACATTACCCGCAGCGACATCCTGGTCAGCGTGGGACGGGGGATTCAAGGACCCGAGAACCTGGAGCTGGCCGAGGAGCTGGCAGAGGTGCTGGGCGGGGCGGTCAGCTGCTCGCGGCCGGTGGTGGATGCCGGCTGGATGCCGCGCAGCCGCCAGGTGGGCAAGTCGGGCAAGACCGTCAAGCCCAAGCTGTATCTGGCCCTGGGTATCAGCGGGGCTCCCGAGCACCTGCAGGGGATGAAGGACGCCGAACTGATCGTTGCGGTCAACCAGGACGCCAAGGCCCCCATCTTCGACGTGGCTCAGTACGGGGCGACGGTGGACATTCTGGAGCTGATGCCGGCCCTGACCGAGCGCTTGCGGGGGGAGGCGGGCTAGGTGACCTTGCGGACGGCCCTAATGGCCCTGACGGTGCTCCTTTTTGTGGCCGGGATGACCGTCTTCGGGGTGCGGGTGCTGGCCATCGGGCGGGTGCTGCGGCGGGCACGGCCGGCGGTGCGTACGGACCGCGCTGGCGCCCGCCTGGCCTCCCTGGCCGGGCAGGTGCTGCTGCACCGCCGGCTCCTGCGCGTCCCGCTTTCGGGGGTGCTGCACTTCCTCATCTTCAGCGGGTTCGTGGTGCTCTTCATTGACATCGTGGAAACGGTGGGCGAAGTCTTCGTCCGTGGCTTCTCGGTCGGCCCCGTGCTGGCGCCGCTGGTGGACGTGTGGGTACTGCTGGTCCTGACCGGCATCGTCCTCGCCCTCTACAACCGGCTGGTATTACGGCCGGCCCGCTTTGAGGGCTCCGACGAGCGGGATGCTTTCCTCATCCTGGGCCTGATTGCCACCATCGTCGTCGGCATCGTGGTCCACGACTCCTTTTATCCGTTCGTGGCGCATGAGGTCTACCACATTCCCGACCCCACTGCCCGCAGCCACTTCCTGGGCTGGGCCCTGGCCGGCCTCTGGCGGCAGCTGGGTTGGACGGGGCCCGCCGCCGCCAGTGCAGGCTATGTGGTCGGCTACCTGATGGACATGGGCACCGTGCTGGCCTTCCTGGCCTACCTGCCCTACTCCAAGCACTTTCACATCTTCCTGGCGGTGCCCAACGTCTATCTGCGCAACCTGGGACCGCGCGGTACCCTGGTCCCGGTTCCCCCCCAGGACACCATGGCTGTGCGCCGGTTCGAGGACTTTACCTGGAAGGACATCCTGGACCTGTATACCTGTACCGAGTGCGGGCGCTGCCAGGCGGTGTGTCCCGCTCATGCGGCCGGGCAGCCGCTGTCGCCCAAGATGCTGATCCTGAACCTGCGTGACGCCCTCAACGCCCGGCTGGAAGCCGGGGCCACCGCGGAGGCGCCGCCCCTGGCCGGTGGCGTGATCAGCCGGGAAACCCTGTGGTCCTGTACCACCTGCGGGGCATGCCAGGAGGCGTGTCCGGTCTTCATCGAGCACGTGCCCAAGATCGCCGGTCTGCGCGCCGCTTTATTGGAGGACGGCGAGGTGGAACCAGGGGCCCAGAAGGTGCTGGTGGCCTGGGAGCGGCAGGGGAACTCCTTTGCCCAGCCGGCCCGGAAGCGGGCGCAATGGGTGAAGGAACTCGACTTCCCTGTCAAGGACGCGCGCAAGGAACCGGTGGACTGGTTGTGGTTCGTGGGGGACTTCGCCTCCTACGACCCCCGGGTGCAGCAGCTCACCCGGCTGGTGGCCCGCCTGCTCCATGCTGCCGGGGTGGACTTCGGCATCCTTTACGAAGGGGAGGTCAATGCCGGCAACGAAGCCCTGCGGCTAGGCGAGTACGGGCTGTTCGAGACCCTGGCTCAAAAGAACCTCAAGGCGCTCGAGCAGGCGCAGTTCAACCGCCTGTTCACCACCGACCCCCACTCCCTCAACGCGCTCCGCAACGAATACCGTAAGTTGGGCTTCGAGCGGCCGGTCCTCCACTACACCGAGCTGTTTGTGGAGCTCCTGGACCAGGGCCGCCTGCACCTGGATCCGCTGCGGGTACGCGCGACCTACCACGACCCCTGTTACCTGGGGCGTTGGAACCGCGTGTTTGAGGCACCGCGGGAGCTCATCCGGCGCTGCGGGGTGGAGCTGGTGGAAATGCCCCGGCATGGGGCGCAGAGCTTCTGCTGCGGGGCAGGCGGAGGCCGCATCTGGATGGACGAGAGCGGGGTGCAGGACCGGCCGGCCAATCAGCGCATCCGCGAGGCGCTGGCCCTGCCGGGGGTGAACCACTTCGTGGTCGCGTGCCCGAAGGATGTCTCCATGTTCTCCGCCTCGGTCACCGCCTTGGGGGTGGAGGATCGCCTGCGGGTGGTGGATGTAGCCGAGCTGTTGGCGGCGGCCGCCGGCCTGGCCCTCATGGAGGAGGGCAGCCTGGCGCTCTCCTAGGGGCCGGGGGCGGGAGCGGCATGGGCCGTTCCCGCCCCCGTGTGTGCCGGCCTTCGTCAGACTCCGGCATACCGGCCCCGCGCCGACGCCTACCATGGGGCCCAAGCGCGTAGACAGGCGGGCAGTGGCGGAGGCGGATCGGCTCTACCGCACCATCCTAACGGTGACCGGGGGTCTGGCGCCGGTGACCGCCCGGACCGTCGAACACGGCCTCGTGCTGGACACCCGGATGAACGGCGAGCCCAAGGAGAGTTTCACCCCCGGCGCGGAGACGGCGCTGGAGGCCGGGACCGCCCGCTGGGCGGCCGCGGCGGGGGCCGTTTTCCCCAGCTACCGCATGCCACCCGCCTACAAGGAGGCGGTGTGCCCCGCCCCCCTTGACCGGGACTGCCCTCTACGAGGCGCAACGCCGCAGCGGGCGGCGGACGCGGAACGGTGCAGGCCGCCCCCGCCCGCCTGGGCGCGTTCATGGGCGAATCGGCGGCAGGGCTGGCGGCGGCTGCCACGCTGCCACGCGGTGGCGGCCGGCCATGAGGACCTGAACGCCCTGGGCTATTACGGGTCGATGGCCCGCGAAGACTCTCTGCTGGGTACTCTGCACCGCCCCTGGTCGGACCGGCTCCTGCTCCTGGAACTCGCCTGCTACCTGCCGACCTGGCCTGCTGCAGCCGCTGCTGGCCGGGGCTGGTGAGGCCGTCGCATTTACGGCCCGCGGGCAGGAGGTGCCGGCGCGGTTCCGCATCGCCCTCGAACAGGCCGGGGAGTTGGCCTGACGGGAGATGCCCGGCGTTGGGGGATCGTCGGGGAGGCCCGATTGCGACCGCGTGTTCGCCACCGTCTTTCCCGATCGCGCGCGCCTTCCTGGATGCCCTGCCCCTTCCGCCCGCGGGGCGGGTGTGGGAGATCGGGGCCGGAAGCGGGAGGGTTCCCTTCGGCCTGCGCGGGTGGCTGCCGCCGGGGGCCGCCTGACCGCGCTGGAGGCCTCCCCCTGCGAGGGATGCTGGAACGGAAACGGACGGCCCAGGGCGCCACGGCGCTGGCGGTGCTCCAGGGGCGGGCGCAGGCGCTGCCCTTCCCCCCTGCGGCTTTGACGGGGGATGGTGGCGCCGGTGCTGTACTTCCCCGGACTGGGCCCGGCCGACTTTTTCAGCAGCCCCCTGATGGCGGGCTGGTTCCGCCCCCTGCGGGGGCGGGCGGAGGCATTGGGGGTACCGTTGGGGAGCAGCAGGGGCGGGCGGCGGAGGCGGGGGAGGCCGCCTTCCGGGCTGCAGGCCTGCCGGTGGGGAGCCGGGTGACGACCCGCGAGCGGGCCGATGCGGGGGACCCGGAGGCCTTCCTGGCGATGGTCCTCAAGGACGGGGCCTTTTATTGGAACATCCTGGCCCGCCTGCCGTTCCGGGAGCGCCGGTGGCTACGGGAGCGGCTCAACCGGGAAGGCCCGCATGGGCCCGCGCCGCGGCCCCCCGGGGAGCAGCGGGCCTGCGGGACCGTCACCCGCATCCCGGCCCGCAAGGCCTGACCCCGCCGTCGGCGTCGCATAAGCCGCCTTTTTTCGTGGCAGGAAATGGGATCCGCTATGGCGAATCCCTCCCTGTAACCATGGCGGGGAGGGGAAGACCGTGACGGTAGTGCACAGCGTGCAGGGCAACCGGATTGTCGTGGCCCTCAAGGGGGAGCTGGACCTGACCACGGCCGGCCCCCTGCGGGAGGCCCTGGACCAGCTCCTCGACCGCCATCCCGGCCGCGACCTGGTCCTCGACCTGGCGGAGGTGCCCTTTGTCGACAGCTCGGGGTTGGGGGTCATCCTGGGCCGCTACCGCCGGGTGCGCCAGGAAGGCCGGCAGCTGGCCATCGTAAATCCCCGTCCCCATGTGCGGGCGGTGTTCGACATGGCGGGCATGGATACGCTCATGAGCATTGCCCCGGCGCGGCCGCCGGAGCGGGCCGGCCGCTGACGGTCGGGGCAGCCGGAAAAAACGGGGGGGTTCGCGGTGAAGGGCAACGAAATGCAGCTCAGGTTCCTGTCCAAGGCGGCCAACGTCGGCCTGGCGCGGGTGGCGGTGGCCAGCTTCGCCGCCCAGCTCCCCTTCTCCTTGGCCGACCTGGAGGAAATCAAGGTGGCGGTGTCGGAAGCAGTCTCCAATGCCATGATCCACGGCTATTCCGGACGGGAGGACGGCTGGGTGGAGGTGCGGGCGCGCATCGCCGGCCGGGAGCTGCAGCTGGCGGTCCAGGATTGGGGGGTGGGGATCGCCGACATCCACCTGGCCCGCCAGCCCAACTACTCGTCCGACCCGGAGCGCATGGG is a genomic window containing:
- a CDS encoding Sulfur reduction protein DsrE, whose protein sequence is MAGETVKKYLYIVTTGVEAPERSASPFFLATTAALMEAEATMVFTITGTSLLKKGVAEQLHIKPRGESAVLATFIAQAREAGVRFLVCAPSLDLNDLTLEDLIEVDGVVGGTALNQMADEADVVITF
- a CDS encoding protein of unknown function (Evidence 5 : Unknown function) translates to MTTRERADAGDPEAFLAMVLKDGAFYWNILARLPFRERRWLRERLNREGPHGPAPRPPGEQRACGTVTRIPARKA
- a CDS encoding anti-sigma F factor antagonist (spoIIAA-2); anti sigma b factor antagonist RsbV; this encodes MTVVHSVQGNRIVVALKGELDLTTAGPLREALDQLLDRHPGRDLVLDLAEVPFVDSSGLGVILGRYRRVRQEGRQLAIVNPRPHVRAVFDMAGMDTLMSIAPARPPERAGR
- a CDS encoding protein of unknown function (Evidence 5 : Unknown function), with amino-acid sequence MAEADRLYRTILTVTGGLAPVTARTVEHGLVLDTRMNGEPKESFTPGAETALEAGTARWAAAAGAVFPSYRMPPAYKEAVCPAPLDRDCPLRGATPQRAADAERCRPPPPAWARSWANRRQGWRRLPRCHAVAAGHEDLNALGYYGSMAREDSLLGTLHRPWSDRLLLLELACYLPTWPAAAAAGRGW
- a CDS encoding putative iron-sulfur-binding oxidoreductase FadF (Evidence 3 : Putative function from multiple computational evidences), translating into MTLRTALMALTVLLFVAGMTVFGVRVLAIGRVLRRARPAVRTDRAGARLASLAGQVLLHRRLLRVPLSGVLHFLIFSGFVVLFIDIVETVGEVFVRGFSVGPVLAPLVDVWVLLVLTGIVLALYNRLVLRPARFEGSDERDAFLILGLIATIVVGIVVHDSFYPFVAHEVYHIPDPTARSHFLGWALAGLWRQLGWTGPAAASAGYVVGYLMDMGTVLAFLAYLPYSKHFHIFLAVPNVYLRNLGPRGTLVPVPPQDTMAVRRFEDFTWKDILDLYTCTECGRCQAVCPAHAAGQPLSPKMLILNLRDALNARLEAGATAEAPPLAGGVISRETLWSCTTCGACQEACPVFIEHVPKIAGLRAALLEDGEVEPGAQKVLVAWERQGNSFAQPARKRAQWVKELDFPVKDARKEPVDWLWFVGDFASYDPRVQQLTRLVARLLHAAGVDFGILYEGEVNAGNEALRLGEYGLFETLAQKNLKALEQAQFNRLFTTDPHSLNALRNEYRKLGFERPVLHYTELFVELLDQGRLHLDPLRVRATYHDPCYLGRWNRVFEAPRELIRRCGVELVEMPRHGAQSFCCGAGGGRIWMDESGVQDRPANQRIREALALPGVNHFVVACPKDVSMFSASVTALGVEDRLRVVDVAELLAAAAGLALMEEGSLALS
- the spoIIAB gene encoding anti-sigma factor (antagonist of sigma(F)) and serine kinase (Evidence 2a : Function from experimental evidences in other organisms; PubMedId : 15023063, 15187183, 15819616, 16166546, 16824103, 22115775; Product type cp : cell process), with the protein product MKGNEMQLRFLSKAANVGLARVAVASFAAQLPFSLADLEEIKVAVSEAVSNAMIHGYSGREDGWVEVRARIAGRELQLAVQDWGVGIADIHLARQPNYSSDPERMGLGFAFMESFMHGLEVESRVGAGTTVHMRREAILAGELESHVQ
- a CDS encoding Electron transfer flavoprotein, alpha subunit, which encodes MEPLMVMAELEGGRLSDPSRECLTKARQLAQALGSTVVAAAVGPEAAAALADADADEAVAITGPGTSAYSPSLWEAAARDLLERYRPAYVLMPNTTMGMDLGAALAAHSGRPALAYAVALEPEGQGLRATSQVYGGKLLAEVFLPPQGTVITVIPGSWAAQPPAVHPQVTELPAPAAAGIEVLRVIEPESGGDVDITRSDILVSVGRGIQGPENLELAEELAEVLGGAVSCSRPVVDAGWMPRSRQVGKSGKTVKPKLYLALGISGAPEHLQGMKDAELIVAVNQDAKAPIFDVAQYGATVDILELMPALTERLRGEAG
- a CDS encoding Electron transfer flavoprotein, beta subunit; the protein is MRIAVLLKDVPDLVEDLELTEEGALAADELEYVPSEWDDQALEEALLVKEEGGGVEVTVVAVDTGDVDGMLYTALAKGADHAVKLTGSFGRDLPNRVRAAVLAAYLEGRGFDLILTGVQAVDDLDGQVAGLVASLLGIPHASAVREVTVEGGRVRFLQEYAGGRMAEMAAAAPVLLGIQAARKPPRYVTVAKVRQVSRSMSLEEVPVEVPEAPVLNVRRLYHPQAAGHAEMWGDDVETVADRLVALLEERKLLKR
- the gcvH gene encoding Glycine cleavage system H protein 3, yielding MARVNACEFPEHLWFNVEEDTWVEPLPDGTVRVGMTDPAQTRAGRLLTIGVRVGKHVARGRNLATVESGKWVGPVPSPLPGTILAANPQVLADPNLINRDPYREGWLVVLRPDAEATEWRALGLVPGPEAVEPYRVKLEAARLLCLRCVQTPAETAPHGGEGTA